Genomic window (bacterium):
TCTCCCAGGTCACCGTGGACGGCGTTCAAGACGAACCGGCCGTACTGGATGGCGAACGGATCGTTCAGGTGGAGCTGGGCGCGCATTCTCGCGATCTGCTCGGGGTTGGTCTGGAATTCGCTGAGCATCATCTTGACGGGGTCACCCGGAATGAGGAACAACATCGAGAACACGGCAAGGGACACCCCGAAGACGACCGGAAGAGTGACAAGCAGCCTCGCGGAGATATATCGGGTCACGGCCCGCCCCTGAGCACGACGGGGCCGGGGCCGGTGCGCCGGCCCCGGCCCGGGTGGCTACTTCGCGATGTACACGTCGCTCAGCACGGGGTAGGCGGAGTAGTCGTACGTGGTGCCTTTGACGTTGCCCCGCAGCACCCACACCGAGTACTCGTCCACCAGGGGGACGGTGACCGCCTGATCGACCAGGATCTTCTCGATCCGCGCGTAGATCGCCCGCCGCTTGGCGGGATCGAACTCCGCCGTGCCCGCGCTGATCAGCTTATCGACCTCAGGGTTCGAGTAGCACGCCCAGTTGAAGTTGCCGTGCACGTTGGCCGAATCGAACAGCGCGTACAACCCGTCCCAGTCGACGGCCCGCAGGAACATCACCGGTCCGTTGGTGGCGCAGTGGTAGTTGTCCTCGTACCACGGCGGCCTGGCCTGGCTCTTGATCCTGGCGTCGACCCCGAGCTGCAGGAGCTGGCCCTGCAGCAGCTCGATCTCCGGGAGGTTGCCGCCGCCGTAGTTGATCGAGTTGATGCTGAGCGTGAGGGGCTTCCCGTCCTTCATCCGGATGTTGTTGGGCCCCATCTTCCAGCCGGCCTCGTCCAGGAGCTGCGCGGCTTTCTGCGGATTGTACGGGTACTCCGCGCACAGCGCGGGGGTGGCCAGCATCGCCTGGGTCAACGGGGCGCAGGCCGGCTTGCCCAGGCCCTTGTACACGGACTCCACGAACGCCGCGCGGCTGATCCCGTACTCCAGCGCCTGGCGGACCTTGAGGTCGTTGGTCGGCGCCAGCGTGACGTTGAGGAGCCAGATGCGCGGCGCGCCCGGATAGGGGCTGCGCTCTACCCGCAGGGCCTTGTCGCCCTCCAGCCGCGCCAGCACCGCGGCCGGGGTGTTCAGCGCGCTGATCATCTGCGTCTCCCCGGATTGGATCGTGGTCACCCGTGTCCCCGGCTCGGGGATGATCTTGAACACGATCTTGTCCAGGTACGTCGGTCCCTGGTGGGTGCTCCAGGGTTCTTTGCGGTTGAAGTCCGGATTGCGGGCGATCGTGATGTGATCTTTCTGCGCATACTCGGTGACGAGGAAGGGGCCGCTGCCCACGGGCTTCTGGTTGACGGCGTCCCCCTGGGTGGGCGTCGTCTTCGGCGAGACCAGCGCCAGCGGGCCGCCCGCGGCGTAGGAAAGGAACGGCGCGTAGGCATCCTTGAAGCTCACCTGAACGGTGTAGTCGTCGATGACTTTGGAGCCCGCGTAGCCGGTCAGGTTGGCGAGCGCCCCGCCGGCCTTGAAGTGGGGATCGACGATCCGATCGAAGTTCCACTTCACCGCCGCGGCGTTGAGCGGGGCCCCGTCGCTGAATTTGGCGTCTTTGCGGAGGGTAAAGGTGAACGACTTCCCGTCCGGGGACACCTTGTAGGCGGTGGCCAGCCAGGGCACGATCTTGCCGTCCAAGCCCTGGTACAAGAGATTCTCCAGGACGCTCGAGGTGATCTGGTAGGTGACCGCGGACGGAGAAGCCTGCGGGTCGATCGTCGGGGGCTCCTGGTCGAGCCCGACCGTCAGCGTCCCGCCGCTCGGCGGCGCGGCCCCGACGCCGGTGCCGGCAGCCGCGAGGACGAGGACGACCACTCCCACGCCCCACCAGGTGTGTGGCCACGTTCGCATCCCAACATCCCTCCCCTGTATGCGAGACGTACGCACCGGCGGATCCTGTGACGCTGCTGGGTAACGGAGGCGAGTGTAGGGTGCGGTCGCGGTGCCGCGACCGGGCGCTCCGGTGCGGGGTCAGCCGACCCCGATGGAATGATTCGGCGGAAACCTCCGGGCCC
Coding sequences:
- a CDS encoding ABC transporter substrate-binding protein, whose amino-acid sequence is MRTWPHTWWGVGVVVLVLAAAGTGVGAAPPSGGTLTVGLDQEPPTIDPQASPSAVTYQITSSVLENLLYQGLDGKIVPWLATAYKVSPDGKSFTFTLRKDAKFSDGAPLNAAAVKWNFDRIVDPHFKAGGALANLTGYAGSKVIDDYTVQVSFKDAYAPFLSYAAGGPLALVSPKTTPTQGDAVNQKPVGSGPFLVTEYAQKDHITIARNPDFNRKEPWSTHQGPTYLDKIVFKIIPEPGTRVTTIQSGETQMISALNTPAAVLARLEGDKALRVERSPYPGAPRIWLLNVTLAPTNDLKVRQALEYGISRAAFVESVYKGLGKPACAPLTQAMLATPALCAEYPYNPQKAAQLLDEAGWKMGPNNIRMKDGKPLTLSINSINYGGGNLPEIELLQGQLLQLGVDARIKSQARPPWYEDNYHCATNGPVMFLRAVDWDGLYALFDSANVHGNFNWACYSNPEVDKLISAGTAEFDPAKRRAIYARIEKILVDQAVTVPLVDEYSVWVLRGNVKGTTYDYSAYPVLSDVYIAK